GCTAGATTGACTGATATATCtacattataataattaaatagcccattattataatttaatccacTTTTAGAAAGACAAATTCATCTTTTCTTACCCAAAAAAAAACATTTTCCCTAAAAAGAATTAGCACatattaacaattaaatttaaaCATGATTAGGATTTTTTAGCGTCTGTTTAGacctcataaaataattaaataagaaaGTAATTAATATCTTAGTAATTACATTCTCTAGTAGTTATAAAGAACTATAATTTTTAGAGTATTTCATAGTATAATTACATAGTAATTTTTTATGTCATGTTTGGTAGTACAAATTGTAATtacataattatataatttatatttttaaaatatattaataaatataaaattattattaggaTAAAATAATCTCTAGAcaagtaacaaaaattaaaatcaaataatcatatgtattatgttagtctaaaaatagtaaaaagatAAACATCATACACAAATTAATCTAATTATCATGTGCATATTTGTTGGGTTATTcctctttaatatttaacatatgctCTTTATCATCATCATTTGGTCTTTGATCGAGTTTATcatgattttaatttgaatcTACACCATTAAGATTATCAAATATCttttttccatatattttatgaaGTATAGATCATATCAATTCCACCTATGACTAACTTATAAAATCTATAACATGCTACTACGATCTAACATTGTTTTTTTTTATGCTAAACTAAggtgttattattaatataaaaatactttttagaataaCAAATGTATTCTAAATCATATTTTGAAGCCTTGAATGTTTAAAAGTAAAGAGTTCATGAAATGTCTATGGTGTTTGTGCTCGACATCATTCTCTGCAAGAAAACCTTTTCTATTTACATATTAGaatcaattttataatatttggTTTCATAGTCTAATTAGTCTAtagttttaattataaaaacttaATTTAGAGAATAACTTATGTTAgattgaatatttttataatataaaaattaaataaataattataatatataacattgataaaaaattataaattactcaatactttgaaaacactttttataaataatataatttttatcacaATTTTAGAATGTTTTTCTTTATataaataagttaaaataaagaaaacctaTAACATTTTTTgtgaataaatttattatttttataatatatagcacGAACACATAAATAAGTTATGTCCATATTTGatcataatattttataaataaatatattataatactttcataaaatataaaaaattataataatttaccCTCAtagaattttttagaatttaaataatataactgtttgttataactttataaaatacacaaattatttttataataattttttaggaTTTATGATGTATTTTTTTGCTGTAGCCATTCCAAATACTCATATATGTTtatgtttataatatatatatatatatatatttataaattttataaaattattttaaaaaatagatttGAATATAATTACTCTAATTCTCACTCTCCTCCTTGAAAATTGGAAAGTATAATTGAGGTGCTTCAAGTACACTAAATACGATGAGACCCACCAAATATAATAATTACCTAAACATGTCACTTTCGTGTAATTACAAACAATCACAGTTTCTCATATTATTCGATTGATTAATAGTTTGAAATCGTTCTTATTTCTATTTCgaatttgtaaataaaaaaaaattatgattatgatatagGTGGTAATCATAAATGTATTACCAATTGGGTTTTTTCTAAACAGAGCCTGAAACAGGATGTATTGAACTCATAATTCATAAGATACTTTTCAGGAATGTCAACTAAGTATCGTAAGTAAATTGGTCTCGGTTGTTCAATCATTTGATAACCAGAGTCATTCTTTGATAAATGATCATTATGAGTCAGACTCAATAGAATTTGATCAATCCTTAAAAAATAAAAGTCTGAATAGACCAAAAGAGGGGGGaggaaataataaagaaaaatttataCAAAGCTAGATATGAATCATCCACGCCCTCTTTTTTGGATTTCATTAATCGAATTTTGTTTGAACTATAATGAAATATACGATCAACCAACATTTATCGAATTTGAAAAAGAGTCAGAAGAAATGGTTCGATCCTCTTATTTTGATTTCTCGGACCGAGAGATCCATGAATCGGCAAGTTGTAGCCTGCAATCCGAACTGAGGACGGGTTTTTAGAGTTAGCTCACACTCGCGGGATCGCGACCCTTTGTCCCGTCCATTGTAGCACGTGTGTCGCCCAGGGTATAAGGGGCATGATGGAACCCATGGACCATATTCTTCTCCAATCTGAGTTTTGCTTACGTCTCGAATGAATTCAAGAACATATTCGAAGAAATTTTAACGGCGGTTGGAATAGATTCCGAACAGCGATAACGGCGGAACCTAATAAGATAGCAATTACAACCCAAGAGGTAATAAGTACTTGGGCATAGACTTGGAAACCTGCTATTTGCCAATAGAAATGTTGGCCTACTTCCACACCAGAGATATCGTATAACCCGTTTAGTGCGTTTGATATACCATTCATACCCTTATCACTTAGTTTTCGACTTTTCGGGAATATATTAGCTGATGAATTAGTAGTTGTTGTTCTTGTTTCTTTAGTAACTTTAGTCGTCCCTATACCTGTCATGTTCCTTGGATTATTTACAAGTGGGATTCAAGCTCTTATTTTTGCAACTTTAGCTGCGGCTTATATAGGCGAATCCATGGAGGGTCATCATTGACTAGTTTTTGTTTTTGAAATAGTCTAGCCCTtttttagcttagcttggtccAATCCAATGTATGCGCAACTCAAGATAATCTACTTACTTAGGGACCATAAATATACAAATACGACGATCTAGAGTAATAACAAAAAAGATTACTATATTAGAGAattgtaataaaaaaaattttaaagtaaaaaaaaataggcGAACGACGGGAATTGAACCCACGCATGGTGGATTCACAATCCACTGCCTTGATCCACTTGGCTACATCCGCCCCCTACAATTACTATACTCTATagtattttttttacttgtttaaATATTTCAAATACAAATTGCAACGATTTCTATCCGTCgtcattctttttttttaatcttatttCTGAGATCCAATATATAGAAAATACTATACTCTATCAATAATCGAGCCGGATCTGATGTATTATAAGGGATTTGCCTTTTCTATTGATTCCTAGGGATTCTTGAATGAGGTATTCAACTCCAGGGATGAATCGAAAAAGAAATCTTTATCGGCTCTACCTCCTATTTTttatgaagaaaatgaatcttttaTCGAAGGATCGGAAAAAATGGGTCCGGATCTCTCGGGAATGATTTGGAAGATCCAAAACCAAAAATAGTGGTATTTGCTAGCAACAACATAATGGAGGCGATCAATCAAGATAGATTGATCCGAAATTTGATTCAAATCCAATATAGCACCTATGGGTACATAAGAAATGTATTGAATCGATTCATTAAAAAGAATCGATCCGATCGCAACTTCGAATATGGAATTCAAAGGGATCAAATAGGAAATGATACTCTGAATCATAGAACTATAATGAAATATACGATCATCCAACATTTATCGAATTTACGACTGGAGTGGGAGAGTCAGAGCCGAAAAGAGGATTCCTCACTTCTTTCTCTCATTCAAAACCGtggtttcaattttttaaaatgaatGATTTGAAGACTTATTGATTCTAACAACTGATTGCAAAGTTAATCATTCGGACCTAAAATCTAATTACTAAATAAAATTCCAAGTTTCACCCATTGTATTATGAAGGCTCGACCATTTAATACAATTGTTGATTAAATGAGACATATTGAAATATATAAATCTAAAACATGGAACAAAAGAGAGGGCCCCAAATCTGTAATTTTGACTTGAATTATTCGCTAGgctttttaaaacttttatttatttatttattaattcttttTACATTCACTATACAATTAGaccaagaataaaaataaaaaatctctttttatattgttttttatATTTACAAAACTCGAATAGAGTGTATTATATAAGGGACATTAAATTTCTTACGGATAAGCAATGAGAATTTTATTCACGTTAAGTTTAGAATATGAAACTTTTTTCAATTTGATATcagaacttttattttatcaagatatgattttttgacTTTTTAAGATTATGGTATATCATCATTTCAAAaacttttaaatttctttaataattgttttctatttttaagttttatatatttttaaaaagtttaggAAATGATATGACACAATGGTTGAGAGAAGGGCAAACAAGGTCTTTGActtcctaaaattaaaaattctgtttaattctttatttttttaaaaattatatatttaagcaTGGATAAATTATACTTTTAGTTCTCCAAAacaataaaattatgatttaatccttctaaaagttataaaaatataaagtaccataataataaaattatattttaattctaaaaagaatatataaaaaaaattctacCTTCGCCATTCACATCAATATGTTATATAATCACAACATAACAAAATCTAaactaaaaattaatataaacaaaAGTTAATGTATAAGAAAGTATcaaaattgaaaacaaaatagaattttgatgaatGGATTGAAGAaacgaaaagttttgaatttcattttCAGAAATATATTTTTCTGACAAATTTGGAGATGGAGGTGGACAGTAAGATATATGGTCTGCCACGCCATATATATATGTTTCAAAGTCTATGCtgactttttctttttaaatatttacactTCAACAGCAATTCTAAAAAAGATCCAATATGAAAAAAAGTGTAAGATGTCTGACTTATTTGTTGGTCTTTATCAGGCAAGTTGGCCAACATGATCAGAGCATTTGAATTTTCATTTGGACTACCCCTCACATTTTAGCACTAAATAAAACAGTGGATAAACAGTAGTTCTCATAGTACAATGTTGTTTAGTCATTTTTCAACCTAAAAAAGAAATCCTATTACCTTATTTTCTAAATAAATGTGAAAAAAAATCATGCCATTAATGATAGATTGCCCCACTTATCAGTTTGTTTAATGTTACAGCCTTGCTTAACAATGACTAAGTTTATAGTAAAATGTGTTATTTTACCATTGGTGGACTTAACCCATTATGACTCATTCAATAAGTGTGGGTGGTTTGAAGGGAAGTATCAAAAGAATACGACCCATTCTGGTTATGTTTTCAGTTGATTTGGAAGaacaaattaaaggctaaaacTTTTGGAATCATTGTCtcgtgaaatgtgaaatttaccTGTCTGAAGATATGTCGGTCGTTGCTGATTTCACACCTTACATTTTTAACTTTGATGATAATATGAGCCTCTTTCTGTGACTAAGTTGAccgttttcttttttcttttttatatttctCTCTGTTCCACTTTCTAGCTGCTTTCAAAATTACGAGACAACCTCTGTTTGACCTACACTCATCTTCCATTGCCGACTTATTGCTATAAAATCTTGGATTCAATAGGTTTAAATATAACtaagttatttttatatttgagattaaattaaattttgtatttggcAATTGAGTTGAATTAGGTAATTGTATTTATATTGTTCAAATCAATAtttgaatttaacaattattcTCATATTAAAACTTGAACTTTAAAGTTTTTAATAactaatttagataaaaatataatttaaatctcAATAATGAACAATTGTCAAGTTCAGGACCTtacttgaataaaaatatttcaaaccTTAATATAAAAAGAATTACCAAATTCAAAATTGATATTGATTaaaaattcagaccctaatataaaaatagttataaaGTTGAGACCCAACAAGTTATTTATCCctaaaatttttgaattgatGATTGTCTGATATCTTTGTTTTGCAAATCGAGGATGAGACTTGCTGGATTGGGACCCAATGATGAAATAATGATAATATGGTAAAAATAAGTTAAATTCAAACTGCAAACGAGACTACCCATGTGATCCCATGCAAGAAAATACCTTCCCTAAAAGCGTCACAaaatctctctttatcttttgggATGGAGACTTCTTTCCTTGACTTTCGCCACAAATTTTGCCTTTTTAATCTCTAAATATGTTATCATTCTCCATATATGCATGATAATGATGAATAAAGTCTTAGTTATTTGATCATTTATAACAATAGATTGATATAATAAGGAAATTGCTAATATTatgtgagtttttttttttatttcaattccGGTTTAAATTCGATAATCACTAATTCAAAATACatagatttaattttataaattaaataacttGGACAATTAATTTTCACTTTAACTCGTAAGTTATGATGTTCTAAGAGCTACATTAAATGGTGGTTAAGAAAAAATAACTACAATATCGGCCTAAAATGTCAAGCAACAATCAAAACAAAACTCATCAACCAAAGATCCAAAGCTccaaatttggaattaaaggtgaaTGTCACCATATCATGTAAAAATAGGTTCTCACCACTCCACTCCACTCTGGAATGGCTACGAAATCCTGCCTCTCAGACCATTACCCGAGAGAGTACAAAAAAGAGTCTTTTAACTTTAGAAGAGCTGTTGCTTATTAGTTATTATAACAAAAAGAATGATGAAGAAAATGAATGAAAACAATTAGGAAAAGGCAAGGAAAGCCTCAAATCAGCTTAGTGATCTTCTCTATGAGATAAAAAGATAGAGAGATAACATGTATTCTTTCaatatatgtttaaaattaaaatacaggCACTTGTCATTATCTTaatcttattttttttaaaatttctcatTAACGATGTACATAAAAGGAATTCTTAAATATATTCTTTTTATGAGTAACATAAATAATACATACTCATTTAAATTACCATATAAATATGGCTTATGGGTTGATCTCATGATCTTGGAAATATGGTAAACACTCTTGCTTGACCAATATACCAGAGAttctaattaaaaaataaaaaataaaaactatttaGCTTAACATCTTTTAACACCCAAAATTTGATATCTTCCAAACCCTAATATAATGTTTTTCTTTCAAATAGATACGTAAAGGATGTTGTTTTGGTGATAAGGtggattttgaaattttttttaattacaacTATGTCACCAATTTCATCTAGCTAGAAACAATAAAtacaaacattaaaataaataaataattgctacctacaattaaaataaatcagAAAAAATTCAAAGACTTGAGGTTAAGATTTGAAATTTCTCAGAACCTAAGTATTACCATGAAACTAACATCGCATTAGAATCAACTGATGGGAAAAAACCCTAATCTGCAATGTTCTAAATcccaataaaatttttaaaggtaaaTATAATTGTTGATGTCCCAAACATTAAATTTGTGGACATAAGAATTTGatatatttcaacatttttaaatCAATGCTATCGCGTAATTAACTCACATATTTCTTTTTTTACTTGTACTAATGCTGCAGCCCTGTCTGCAGTATTATTATTACCAACAAAAACCAGACATGGTGGTTTAAGTGGGAACAAATACAACACACAAGTAAACAAAACCTGTTAAAAACAGTTTATGCCGTTAACAGGATaaagcaaatataatatatatatatataaaaggtttCCACTTTAACGAAAGAAAGTTGTGTCGCTTCGAGTATCAAAATCCGTGCATCTCAGTGATAGTAAGGATATGAATTATCCCAGTTTAGTATCTTTTTGCTATGGCCTATGGATTCTATATGGTGattgaaaataatactataaaaAGGAAAGAGAATTGGTGGTGGTACCAACCATCAAACAGAAAAGTCTGTGagaccccccccccccccaaatgaCTTTTAGCTTAGAAATAGGCTTTTTTTCATAGGCAATAAGGTAAGGAAAATAATaccagagaaaaaaaaaaggtgaaaaaCTCTAATTCTGAGGAATATAACCTGTTGTATCAACAGAAAAAAATTATGAGTCGTCGTTGTCCACCATTGGGATTTTGAGTGAAAAACTGGCAAAAGACGTTATGCTCACTTATTACactttaattttacttaaaaaaattaatttgttcAATCTTTTAGTAGAGATAGATGCAACAGGGAAGTGAAACACTATGTGTAattagaaaaacaaaagaaaacccaAGCTTTATAATAGCATCAATATTGCAACAGATATGTAAAACCACTCAGATTCTTCTTATATTGGCTTCTGATTTGTTCATATGTTTTTCCAGCAATGGAACAACCCCTAAAAGAGATAAAAACCAGAAGGGACAGAGGGAAAAAAAAGGACAAATGACAGTACCTTCTGCATTTCATATTACTGAATCATCAGTAGCATCTAGACCCTAGTTTTCAAACCATGCTTCTTCTTCTACATTTCATTGTACTTTATACTCTCTCTCATTCATCACTTTTACAGtgaatttttctattttaagTGTAAGTCCATAGTGTATCTACATCTGAATTATCTGGTGAATCATCAGAAGGTGGTGAGTTTATCCAGTTTGGAGGGCTAACTAGCATTCCCCCTGCCATATCCACCATCAAATTGGGAAAGTTTAAAAGCTCTTCCTCGTCGATAAATTCTTGACCTGAACAGGTAATCTCCATAGCAGTAGTCGATGTGGTGTCCTCGTTTTTTGATGATGACCCAGTATTGGTAACAGACTTGGGTAGTAGTCTAGAAGCGGCGGCACTAGCAGCGGCGGCACGAATATCAGTTGCCGATGTAGAACCCACTTTCGGATACGAATGAACCATATCCGGAAAGTTCAGTTCCGCGTCGGGACCTTTAAGGGCAAGAGCAGCCACGTCATACGCGGTGGCTGCCATTTCAGGTGTAGGGTATGTCCCTAGCCATATACGCGTCGTTTTACGCGGCTCACGTATTTCCGACACCCATTTCCCACTCCTGCTTCTTACTCCCCGATAAACCGCCGGCAACTTTCTCGATGTGGGATTCCCACTTACGCCTTCTTTCGATGAGACCAATGGAGTGGATGATGGTTTCGGCGACTGCTCTTGCGGAGGAGCGTCAGGGATTGGAACAGTTGGTGGTGGTGGCTGGTCTTTCGGGGGCACATTGGTTGAAGAAGGATCAGATTCAGACATTGTTTGTGTGTAATATGGCAGAAATTTGAATCATGAGTAATGGGTTGGGGATTGGATTGGATTTATATGGTAAAAAAAATGAAGAGGACGGGGGAAAGGGCGTGGCCGCGTGGGGAAATCGcggaaccttttttttttttctttgaagatGACTGATGATGTGATGGTTATGAATTGAAGGAGAAGTAAGAATGAGAGAGAGGGGCTAAAACAGCGCACACGTATTGGACAAATAGGGGCTCGACAATTAAAAAAACGGATTAGCTGTAAATTAACTGTTTTGTCTTACGGTCTACTCCCTGTCCTTCTATGTTCCCCTTTTTCAATTCTACTAatattcctttttcttttttacttttttaattaCAAAACCTCAAAAAATTAATGTGATTAATACGATTCAAATTCGGTCCacacttaaatttttaaacactcTTTACTATCAGGTCATCATATGGGATTCATATCACTTCTTTTTCATTCATCTCTATTTCAATCCATATAATAGAAAATATATAACAACCATTTTCCACGTCTTCAATTCTTATAAAATTTTAGAGAAAATTGTATTAATAGTTACTAAATAATTGTTAACCCAACTATAAATAGTTAGTGTCTATTTATATTGTATGTAATCGTTTGGATTTCGAGGTGTTCTTTAGTTActctattatttaatttttttttgtcactAGCTCATTAATGGTGTCAACTTTAAACTTCGATATTTATACATTATGTGAACTTaatcttaattctaaaaaattgaccctcaacatttacacattgtgtaattttgtgtattttgaagTCTTATTTTTTTACTCTTTCACTTAAAaagctaaaaaataaatttatcaactaaatttgataaaaaatatactaaaaatagAAGCGTTCAAAACTACAAGATAATAATTTTCATCTCTTCTCATTCTTTTAGAATTAATTCTCAATGTCACAAAAAAATTGCAAAAACAAGACCAAATTAAAAATGTATAACTGTTGAGGGttacatttttaaaaattaagactaaatatattgataaaataaataactatTGAAGGTTAATAATGCTATTATgccaatttaaaaaaattgagtTATCGTTgttgttaataaattatttgaattgtgttcgctcatttaaattaaattaatttattcatgAAAATAAACATATATACTGAACATATAATGAATatgtttataaataaaaaaattatttacaaataataaacacaaaaaccataaataaaatgatttcttatagtttagatataaaataatcaaacataaatattaataattatgttataaaaaataaaataagtagacacaataatattattaattatataataatagaataaatatatatatttgtgtttgttaaagagaaataaataaagtaaataaaaaaccTAAACCATCTGTGGGAAAGGAGATTCTTCAATCAAGCATAAACCATTCCTCCTATCTTGTACTATTCTGGTCATATTATGTGCACCATGATTAACTTCTCTGAAGATATGTCATATATCTTATCAGAGCGAAATTGGAGTCacctaatatttttaataatagtcCGAAtagttttctttttaattatttatttttagttattaTATGATAGTTCAAGTAATTAATGATATGATTCATTCTATTGATATTTATTCTTACAAAACTACtactatttttattattcaaACATAATTTATTGAAGTTAATCTCAGCATTGCATTGTACAATATCATCAATTTTGTTTTCAGCTTGAGTGAAATTAATCTCAACATCCATTTGACTCTAATTGAAAGCCTTGATTGATAAAATTGCTCCTTAGACTCTATCTAAATTAATCTCAACATCCCTCAAAATtgcttaattaatatttttattactgATACAAATTAATtaagtaatcatacatttcaCTAATCACATGT
This is a stretch of genomic DNA from Gossypium arboreum isolate Shixiya-1 chromosome 11, ASM2569848v2, whole genome shotgun sequence. It encodes these proteins:
- the LOC108455986 gene encoding ethylene-responsive transcription factor ERF027-like: MSESDPSSTNVPPKDQPPPPTVPIPDAPPQEQSPKPSSTPLVSSKEGVSGNPTSRKLPAVYRGVRSRSGKWVSEIREPRKTTRIWLGTYPTPEMAATAYDVAALALKGPDAELNFPDMVHSYPKVGSTSATDIRAAAASAAASRLLPKSVTNTGSSSKNEDTTSTTAMEITCSGQEFIDEEELLNFPNLMVDMAGGMLVSPPNWINSPPSDDSPDNSDVDTLWTYT